The sequence CAcctttatttgttttgttgtgATCATGTACTGTTCAAATGTACTAGTTCAGTTGCTCTAGTTTTAATGTACTGTTTGAACTTTAAACCAAGCAATAATTCAGCAGGAACTTCTACTTAAACCTACTTCCCTTCAGTCACTTTTTCTTCAATCTTACAATGACATCACAACCAATTTTGAGGTGACTCGACATACACAACATTGTCTGTTTTCCCGTCTTGCTTCGTATCGAAAACTCGAAAGAAGACATCATGGTCCAAATAATTTTCAGAGAAAATAGAATTCCAGAGGAAGTAGAATGGGATGGAAAGAAGAGTAGCTCAAATTTGTCCTCCAACCAGTTTCTACGTACAAATATGATGAgaataagagagaaaaagagaaaagagaagggatTAAAGATCAATGAGAGAGGTCCAGTGATCGTTGGTGGAAGGATGAGGGTCAAATGTCTCCCATTTGGTTGTAACAATCACAGGCTTTGCAACTTTCACTCTTGCATTTGTAACCTTCAACACATCAAGCATTTCAACACATTTCTGCACTCTCTTCCCCTACATTCATAGAAACCAGAAGAACAAACATAAAGGGTAAAGATTGACACAAGTTCACTAACAACATACTACCTACGTCCACGGATAAAGAGAGAAATTGATTTATTATTAGAGAGGGACACTATTAAATACAATACAGATGACAGAGACACCAATACAATTAGGGGATTAATGTACAACGAGATCCACGCGCTTGGCCGTTTAGAGTACCCAGGCATTTCAACAGCCGGTTAACAGTGGGAATCATTTTTTCGACGTCAGAAtgggaaaagaaagagagaatttaCCTGCAAAATTTTCTGAGTAGAAGCATCTCCTTCAGCAACAATGTTGTCAAGTTTAATGGCTTGCATCATCAACATCTCAATCAGTGTGGTGATTTGAATTTCTGGAACTTTGATTCCATTTGAGATAGATTCTTCCATTACAGCAACCTGTTCACAAGTcatttcataatcataattacatccTTCAAACAATAATGCAACattatcatattattatttcagCTAATTTCATGAGTTGATATTGAAACTACTATAGCATATGGGCAGTACTATTCATTGATTGAACCCATGCTTTTAATCTCTAGTTCATATCCTTTCCAATTATATGGTTACAAGGGTCCCAATGTCTTTTTGGccaaacctttttcttttttataattattatctCTATCATTTAATTATAGCTAAGCCTAACATTTTTGTGTTGCTTAGTGAGATGAGGTAACAAAAATATACCATGATATAAATTAATGAAtcattataaatttaattaacaacATTCATATGTTTTATTACATCATAATAAGTATTTGAAAAGTAATAAGTTGTTTGAGTTGAAAAAGCCtaaatttaagtttattttaaatatcattttaattttaatagtaaaaaaaaatctcaatttATCTAACTTTAAAGTTGtaaccaaaatatttaatagTTTTTTGTAAGCAAAAGTCCTACTAAAACAAAAACCAACCGAGTATTTATATTTACATAGCATGAAACAATtcagaaaatagaaaaaggccaGAGGcctaaaataccaaaaataccccgcCAACAATGCgcctaatatatttgataatgtgatttggtatacaatcctttaattaattgggtacacgatcatttagatttggtatacaatttgatttggttataggatcgtttagatttggctgcaCCAGATTTGAGttctaaatctaaaaaaaattcaaaaattggtataggatggtttagatttggctaaaacTATCGATTACATTTGGCTACaccaatcgtttacatttgaggttccaaattaatttttttttcaaagtttgGTATATAATCGAGATTTGACTACacaatcctttagatttggctacacaatcttttaattttggttactctactttaaatgtctaaccaagtttttcaaaattttttattgcgtaaaaaagaaaagaaggaagacgattttttttcaatattattctttatacacaatattttagttttggttactctaatttaaatgcctaaccaattttttcaaaaaatttttaTACACTATtgtttaaaaaagagaaaatagaaAGATGATACAATGCAtgtgaatgaaaaaaagaagagaagaaacaggaagaaagacatgcctaaaaaaagagagaaaacaataatgaagataaaaagaaatagatttggttacccaaatctaaaaaaacagaaagatggaagaaatgaagagtatagagaggaaaaagataatagaaaatagaaaaggatggaaagacaaatctgtaatattttaaaaatgactaaatttatgaattttggtgtcgtaaatatttcattagtttgttatatttaagaaaatttccCAACAATTAAACATCACCAGACATATGCAAGAAAAACCAAATATTTAGTATTTTGACTACGACATATATAGTTGTAAGTGACAAATTTTTAGTATGTTTTAAATAAAGACTAATAGAGTCAATATCAATGATACAAGTTTTAACGATGAGatcaaacttaaaatttaaaaaatatctactTTGAATATATAACCCCAAATTATTTAACATATAAAAACTAGACAAATTCttataaatgataaaaaattgaaactatttagaaaatacaaaaaacaaataaatgagCTACCAAGAATTTGATAGATTTTACTCTATttaataaatagttttaatttttttatttaaaaatataaaaagattaaatttttatttttaaatttgatttattcGGTTCCAAAATAAAATCACTGCTAAGACCATTTAACCAAAACAttacaaaatatcaaaatgttAAAAGTGAATAAAGCTCAATTGTATACCTTTTTTTATTCAACCTAAACTTTAaacgagaaaaaaaacaaacaaaaagattACTCCTAAAATCTAAACTATGCCATttatattctttcaaattttGCAATCGCAAACATTCGCAACAATTTGGAAATTAAAAgtattgtttattattattattattattattttaatttggagaTTGAACCCTAaggatttaaattaataaaatgtgCAATAATAGAAATCATATTAATACCATTAAAtcaaattcatttattttagtTCAGTGCCAGTTTGGttctaaattataattttttaaatccAGAAATTTCTACTGGGAAACATAATTCTGAAAcgttagaagaaagaaaagtaaaaagtaaaaagtaaaataaaaaaaaaaaaaaaagtggaaatgaataaagaaaaaaggacAGTGACCTGGTCGGCGAGTTTATCAAGGTCCATGGAAACGTCGGAAATAGCGCGATGTGCGCTCTGTATTTTGGCGTTCCGTTTAGTCTCAATGTATCTTCTTTCAATGCTCGCCGGATCTTCAACCAACTCCATTTTCGATCTGTTCTTCACACCACAACCTTCCAAATACTCCCCGTTTTCCCTCTCTCTTCCTCTGTATATTACCTTCTGCGCCGCTACCTCCAGCCCTGTCTCCGCCGTCAGCACCCTCTTCAGCTCCCctgtttttttaaaagaaaaacaaccaaATTTACTCATCTTTACTTCTTCTCGAGATTTGTTCTGTTTCACAAATTCGTCATAAAAcacataattttctttttttggtttgGATTTACCGAATGTGGCTTTGGAGCTGATTGGGATCTCTAATCGGACGGCTCCAAATGCGACTCGGAGATGGAGAATCGGCGGTGGAGACTCCGATTTATCTGTCCGCTTCTGAACCAGCATTCCGCCGGGTCTCATTTCCCATTCCACTGGCTCGTCGCCGGCGCGGGTGGAGGAAGAAGAACAGGACGACGTTGTTGAAGAGGAGGATTCATTGGGTTTTCCAATTGCCACATTGTGACTGTGATTGTGATTGGATCTTCTCTTCATCATTTTCCGGACGGCGGCGGTGTCAGTTTTTTTCTTTCCCCTTTTTTTCTGTGGGAGGAATATTTGAAAGTGAGATTTGTTGCTTGAAGAAGAGTGACGAGTGAAATGGGGAGTGGATTTTTGTGCCGACAAAAAACAGAGCGTGAGTTGTTGATTAGAATGGAAGTGGTGGGTTTTATATAGTGCCGGAGAACTGTCGTGTTGGTCAGACTTCCGGGGAAGAAGCTGACTGGAAAGTTAACACATCCAATGAGAAACTGCCACGTCATTCATTCACATAGATTGTTTCCGGTGACAGCTAAGCTGGAAATATTTTTTTGCCGACATTTCAAGAAAGCATCCAAAACAAGAAACAAATTTCGATATCTATACTATATTCTCATTTTGTTCTtacatattttaataataatactttCCCTACATCATATACAAAAATATCCttccattttgaatttttattattaaacttttaatttcttttttataataacTTACTTCTCACTTCTTTTCAAACATaccaaaataaatcaaattataaCAAAGTTTCAAATTACGTAAATCATAGATATTAATAGACTTCTATAAGTGATGTTGTATATGAGTGATATTAAAAGATTTCTAAAATAcactaaaaaaatagaaaaaacaccTCTATTGCTACATGAACTGAAAAGGTTAATACGGTATACAAactataaaaggaaaaaaaatggaagctAAAACTcattttaagatttaaatgttttaatatagaaaaattatagCAACTagcacaataaaaaataatctaaaaCTATTGCATAACTTTAAAATATTTGCAAATGCATCAAACATTGATCATGTCAACttgtaaatttttttagaattttaagtTTACTACTGAGTGCACATATGTTTCCAGCATTAATAACAAGTATTAGTGATAACAATTAATTatacatttctcaaattgaaagctacAACCGTTAGCAATCAGTGATATTTAATGATAGCAACTATACATGATAGCATTGAATAACgtatttctcaaattgaaaacTACCGTTGATAACAACTATTGATAATATTCACTAGTAGCAACTATCAACAATAACAACTAATAACATCTATTAACTTTTGCACTAAGGATGAGtatgttagttttttttttaccgatttttgtattttttttgtaattattttattctacATTCTATTATTCTTTTGGTTACATGGCATTTGTTGCAACGGACCCTTTAATAAAGTTGTAGGTTGGTAGTAGAATGTGTTAATATATAATTGCCATATACATTCTTCTTTTTACTACGTTATCTCCTCCGTATGTTTTAATGGAGgaatttttgtttcaaaattgtttttcttttttaactcaAAAAAGTTTCAAACCAAGTTTACCATCTTAACTAATGATAggataatttttcaaaaataaaataaaataaaataaataaataaataaataaaaaataaattcacCTTTGTAATGTCggatattattttaaaaagttcaagatagactttttaaacaaaattcaaCCATCCCTATCCAAAACTAATAgtaataatatttttgttattaatttaattaagagtaattttaaaacttttgaaaactTAGGAGTACTTCTTACATAAATGACATTTTATAAAAGATAATTTAGAAAGCGATATTTTATTCTTTACAATTATTTGGTTCAAAGATGTAATAACTCAAAAAATATAACACTTCATCTTTAGGTGTGTTGTATatcataaatattaaatatcacAATCTAATTATAAAAACATGCTTGAGTAGACACTCAATTTTTTTGTCTCGCTACAATTATTCGATTTGAAATAATGGTGCATTGTTGTATTTAGAAAACTAGTGTTTTATTAGTGTATGGAGTGAATTAGATTATAATTGTGAAACTTAGTAGTTTAATAGCGTAAATATGCTTCAATAAACAATAAAATGCTTTGCACTTTAAAAATTTACAAACTCTTATTCTGTCTCCCATAATTATGCTTACGACTATTTTAGtcaaacatataaaatgctatTGCATGAATCGaatctttttaatttctttttcactaaaacaaaaatatgaatctctaaagaaaaataataattaaaaatataaaattcacGTAGATAGCCTACACTAGAGAAATAGGTGTTTGATATTCTCGTCGATATTTCAACGTTTTGCATATCGATATGAACATGATAGATGAATCAATCTTtgtattatataataaaattttcacaaaacatataaaataaacaataaaatgctcctaatatatatatatatatatatacatacatacattactatattaaaaaaacataaactatttatttaataatttaatttaatttaattttttttgttataattttttcGAATACCCATCGACGTTAAAATGTTATCgatgtttttataaaatgaaGAGATTGATATTATCTTATGGACATCATATAAAGATGTCgatattttaatcttaatttaaaaataataaaaaaaataagagagaggTTGACACAGAGGCAGATTCCATTGGATGGTGACTTAGGTCTGAATGACAGGCAGATCATTTGATATTTCTCTCTCAAAGAATCAAACTTTTCTATATGTTTCTataattaactaatttgcaattaatttttcttctaTTATTGTGATCTGAACATAAATGGTACTTTCTTTTCATTAAAAAGGAATACTAATATAATTTTGAGCAAGAAAATGGAGTTGAACAATACTAattgataaaatataaattatagaGCATAAATTATAAGTTTGTTTGGATTCAAATCTTCAATTAACATATCTAATTTAAGAAGAACATATCTCTGATTGAAATCAGTGAGGTTCATAAAATGTATGTAACTTTAGGAACATTTCTATATAAAATCACTAGCTTTCTGTCAATTATTTTATCTTGTAATTCAATAGAACTTAAAATGTAATTTAGAATATATCTAATATTGATCAATCTTGTAACCAATGGGTTTTGTCTTTTCCTTTTACTAtatacatgttttttttttttttttaatatttgggGTGAAGGAAAGTAGCCATAATATACAAGTTTACATTGGTCAGACATATACTCATTTGGATCTCatgttaaaaatattattttaaatcacaaatcttataaaaatatttacaaatgtaacaaaattatatTATCGTCTATGTGTAATAGACTGCGATGAATCTAGATACAATACAAATAAAATAAGCAGAGATAGTAGTCCATCTTGGTCTATTGTAGTTTATTGGAGATACAATATGtcatttttgctatattttggttcatttttctatatttgaaaatagttcAATATTCTGTTAGGTTTAATctcatttatttaaattttaagttttatcATAAATTTACCAAAATGAATATAATTCAGTTGGCATAGATGTTAGAGGTTAAATTCGAAACTGTTACTTTTAAACTTTTATCATAGCCTTGctatgttttaatattttttttaataagcaTAGTAATTTAACTAATTAAGTGATCATAACTTGTCATAAATTTGAATCTTCCTATTTTATGTTGTACTAGAGAATAAATTATATCCACACAATTTCGAATCTATAATTAATGGCattgaaacaaaattttgtTCTATAATTCTTTCATCGAGTATAATAtaggagaaaaaaaataattgaaccACATAAACATCGAGTATAATAtaggagaaaaaaataattgaaccacattattaaattatatggtagaagttgcaaaaataatttaaaccccgtaatttaagaaattttctCCATTGATGTCTATCAACATTTATGAATGATATTTGATTATATTTGTAAATCCAAATTTCACTAACGTTGTTGCTTAGGTTAGGTAAACAATGAGTTTATTCAAACTTAACCTAATCTAAAAATGTATcgaaaattaaaactatatcaTTTGAAATTATAAAATGAAAGGTGAACAATATTATCCTCTCAATGATTCATGTGGCCACGGAGGGGTGGTTAATTTAAGATGTAATTGAAGAATGAAGATGAAGTAATAATTGAGGGTCCACAAAAGAATAAAGTATTGATTTTAAGTTTATGAAAGGTATGCTTTTggataatatataatttaacgataaagatgaaaaagaacTCAAACGTGGTTGGGTTTAATCGATGGTCATATACTTCCGAGGGGTGTGGAAGGATATTTACTATATTCTTTTTAATGTGATTTAATTAAGGTGTTGATTGTTGCTTAGAGTTGTAAATTTAAAAAGTGGACAACTAAGTCCTAACAGCTTTGGAGATTAGGATTTAAGTCTTTCCAGGTGTTTGGTACTTGAAAGCGAATAAgcttatattttatttctttatttcaaCCAAAATATTTGAAGCGAAGAGATTCTAATTTCTAACGTATCCGTAAGATTATATGTGCTAACCAATTCACTTATTCTTATTGATCAAAAATGTAATCAAACCTCTACTTTGATTTGATAAAGAAAATATCATAATTAGTTTACAGTAAAAGACAAATCTTCAATGGTTTTGAGGTCTTTT comes from Cucumis melo cultivar AY chromosome 12, USDA_Cmelo_AY_1.0, whole genome shotgun sequence and encodes:
- the LOC103488032 gene encoding BAG family molecular chaperone regulator 3-like, translating into MMKRRSNHNHSHNVAIGKPNESSSSTTSSCSSSSTRAGDEPVEWEMRPGGMLVQKRTDKSESPPPILHLRVAFGAVRLEIPISSKATFGELKRVLTAETGLEVAAQKVIYRGRERENGEYLEGCGVKNRSKMELVEDPASIERRYIETKRNAKIQSAHRAISDVSMDLDKLADQVAVMEESISNGIKVPEIQITTLIEMLMMQAIKLDNIVAEGDASTQKILQGKRVQKCVEMLDVLKVTNARVKVAKPVIVTTKWETFDPHPSTNDHWTSLIDL